One part of the Drosophila teissieri strain GT53w chromosome 3R, Prin_Dtei_1.1, whole genome shotgun sequence genome encodes these proteins:
- the LOC122622685 gene encoding integrator complex subunit 5 — translation MLRQNLLDQLKHFIETVSNGHSCPQLLTSPNLIKLALGFLEELPATRDIVFEYFALLAEISVQLYVSPEMADPKTGMPVSQVKQAGNRQQQQRAPEYEAFNLVKTALQSLVWKGPPAWSPLIANWSLELVAKLSDKYTQRRMTITASCNYWLECSAMHGLMTLINSCFRKLTQPEEEACVEIMLNAFHRFPMTFDWIVARLGGCFPYKIIMQILQCGIKRFVDDYRCHLDSEAGILDYMTSCHEQHLRAAFREMLKEGFAPKKPLDVAVVPFLLITTNYSDTILQSLVNVLVEIYTEDMCEVIVQKSPLWLSNKMFAGMQPTLNNAVLRLNEHGATLLLTAAKMAEKYVWCQDFLDNSMQELEQWVLNQRNFPLLADLAYEETKYMLWKSCLSTNLFEQQTAVRLLLVVSSQHPNIYYQTISQLLKKSYAQNPNGIGALIRLLGGQSGMVNFPGFTPGFKMVLEDITLDVQVNNRLPVPPGTPTEAFNTFSNLNILARMHKSKNVAPYIKAQHLNQALNECLPKIIQIFDCTVNKLVLKMDRDAAERSADKFRAQQSNNNNNNDDLCNGKDYGKRTKLETDEDKADDEDATRMRLAHLIVDLLNNIDAGSRTTVLRTPLVLKLATLSVKYFFVGLTEKTVIRRAAASHRSYTLLQRQCSARKIARTICLRELVEGALFYHGHLLGQLEEYELDELQIPEHEHLILQNLHTSSGANSNRSVLHSGIIGRGLRPVLPTNERNCDAEKQALYLKALNACCADLEKPNNVEGYSLVSLLLVELVSTDVMYNGLPFPDEEFSRVTMERDMQIRRAFITSPVLWAVLGLIAGHRPALCYSSVLLRALCATCLHHWRGKNVNRFQPTAANDELMLCTKKMLQLLAMSQLIPPPLTNLHLIIEHFESAEIALLLRECIWNYLKDHVPSPALFHVDNNGLHWRNTNTQQAKVPPQYVDTLRHLMQRKLSTLGPHYHQMFIMGELMESNSEPDPTARLQIVELD, via the exons ATGCTGCGCCAGAACCTGTTGGATCAGCTTAAGCACTTCATAGAGACGGTGAGCAATGGCCACAGTTGTCCCCAGCTGCTGACCAGCCCCAATCTCATCAAGCTCGC GCTGGGATTTCTGGAGGAGCTGCCCGCCACGCGTGACATTGTGTTCGAGTACTTTGCCCTGCTGGCCGAGATCAGTGTGCAGCTGTACGTGTCGCCGGAGATGGCAGACCCAAAGACCGGAATGCCGGTGTCCCAGGTGAAGCAGGCCGGGaatcgccagcagcagcaacgtgCTCCGGAATACGAGGCCTTCAATCTGGTGAAGACGGCGCTGCAAAGCCTCGTGTGGAAGGGACCGCCCGCCTGGTCGCCGCTCATCGCCAACTGGAGTCTTGAACTGGTGGCCAAGCTATCCGATAAGTACACCCAGCGGCGGATGACCATCACGGCCAGCTGCAACTATTGGCTGGAGTGTAGCGCCATGCATGGGCTGATGACCCTCATAAACAGCTGCTTCCGGAAGTTAACCCAACCGGAGGAGGAGGCCTGCGTGGAGATCATGCTCAATGCGTTTCACCGCTTTCCTATGACCTTCGACTGGATTGTAGCCAGATTGGGCGGCTGCTTCCCTTACAAGATCATCATGCAGATCCTACAGTGCGGCATCAAGCGATTTGTAGATGACTACCGATGTCACCTGGACTCGGAGGCGGGCATCCTCGATTACATGACCTCGTGTCACGAACAGCACCTGAGGGCCGCCTTTCGTGAGATGCTTAAGGAGGGATTTGCACCGAAGAAGCCGCTGGACGTGGCCGTCGTTCCTTTTCTGCTGATCACCACCAATTACTCGGACACGATCCTGCAGAGCTTGGTTAATGTGCTGGTCGAAATCT ATACCGAGGACATGTGCGAAGTGATTGTGCAGAAGTCGCCGTTGTGGTTAAGCAACAAGATGTTTGCCGGCATGCAGCCCACGCTGAATAATGCCGTGCTCCGCCTAAACGAGCATGGAGCGACGTTGCTGCTCACGGCAGCCAAGATGGCCGAAAAGTATGTTTGGTGCCAGGATTTCCTGGACAACTCGatgcaggagctggagcagtgGGTGCTCAACCAGCGGAATTTCCCACTGCTGGCCGATCTGGCCTACGAGGAAACGAAGTACATGCTGTGGAAGAGCTGTCTCAGCACCAATCTCTTCGAGCAGCAAACAGCGGTGAGATTACTGCTGGTGGTCT CGTCTCAGCACCCAAATATTTACTACCAGACCATATCCCAACTTCTAAAGAAGTCATATGCACAGAACCCCAATGGAATTGGCGCTCTAATTCGATTACTTGGCGGGCAAAGCGGCATGGTAAACTTTCCGGGATTCACACCAGGTTTCAAGATGGTTTTGGAGGACATAACGTTGGATGTTCAAGTCAACAATCGATTGCCAGTGCCGCCGGGCACACCCACAGAAGCCTTTAATACTTTCTCCAACCTAAACATACTGGCCAG AATGCACAAGAGCAAGAATGTGGCTCCCTACATTAAGGCGCAGCATTTGAATCAAGCCCTCAACGAATGTCTTCCCAAAATCATTCAAATCTTTGACTGCACCGTCAACAAATTGGTCCTGAAGATGGACAGGGATGCCGCCGAGCGGAGTGCGGACAAATTCAGGGCGCAGCAAagtaacaataataacaacaacgatgATTTGTGCAATGGCAAGGATTACGGAAAGCGTACGAAACTGGAGACGGACGAAGACAAGGCGGACGATGAGGACGCTACCCGCATGCGCTTGGCTCACCTTATTGTGGATCTGTTGAACAACATTGACGCCGGCAGTCGAACCACAGTCCTGCGCACTCCATTAGTCCTCAAGCTGGCCACGCTTAGCGTAAAGTACTTCTTTGTGGGCTTAACCGAAAAGA CTGTGATCCGTCGAGCGGCGGCTTCGCATCGCTCCTACACCCTGTTGCAAAGGCAGTGTTCCGCCCGTAAAATCGCGAGAACAATTTGCCTGCGCGAGCTGGTGGAGGGCGCCCTCTTCTATCACGGTCACTTGCTTGGTCAGCTGGAGGAGTATGAGCTGGATGAGCTTCAGATACCTGAGCACGAACATCTCATCCTGCAGAACCTGCACACCAGCTCCGGCGCCAACTCGAACCGCTCCGTTCTGCATTCCGGTATTATAGGCAGAGGTCTGCGACCTGTACTGCCCACCAACGAGAGGAACTGCGATGCGGAGAAGCAGGCGCTCTATCTAAAGGCATTGAATGCCTGCTGCGCCGATCTGGAGAAGCCCAATAACGTGGAGGGCTACTCTCTGgtttcgctgctgctggtcgAGCTGGTATCTACGGATGTCATGTACAACGGCCTGCCCTTTCCGGACGAAGAGTTCTCCAGAGTCACAATGGAGCGGGACATGCAGATCAGGAGGGCGTTTATCACGTCCCCTGTGCTCTGGGCGGTTTTGGGACTGATCGCCGGTCATAGGCCGGCGCTTTGCTATTCCTCCGTGCTTCTGCGCGCATTATGCGCCACCTGCTTGCATCACTGGCGGGGAAAAAATG TCAATCGATTCCAGCCCACTGCTGCGAACGATGAGCTGATGCTCTGCACCAAGAAGATGCTGCAACTGCTGGCTATGAGCCAACTGATTCCGCCTCCACTTACCAATCTGCATCTCATTATCGAGCACTTCGAATCGGCAGAG aTCGCCCTGCTGCTGCGCGAGTGCATCTGGAACTACCTTAAAGATCACGTGCCCTCACCGGCGCTGTTTCACGTGGATAACAACGGGCTGCACTGGCGCAACACGAACACGCAGCAGGCCAAGGTGCCGCCGCAATACGTGGACACATTGCGCCACCTGATGCAGCGGAAGCTGTCCACTCTGGGCCCCCACTACCATCAGATGTTCATAATGGGCGAGTTGATGGAGAGTAACTCAGAGCCAGATCCGACGGCCCGGCTGCAGATCGTGGAACTAGATTAA
- the LOC122622686 gene encoding serine/threonine-protein kinase stk11, giving the protein MQCSSSRRVGGEASRGGGGEGGAPGQMTVTTTMEAQVKAAHHHHLHHPTGGGAQHKVEEEEPDPVEDEMTVLLANKNFHYDVASELDDDAFVEVKEDTAQADGAGGVGFYNPDELLLEEQPHPQVTWLDDDEIETLDRVTLDMGNMFFNRVDSQDIIYQQKKKSIKMVGKYIMGDVLGEGSYGKVKEAMNSENLCRLAVKILTKRKLRRIPNGEQNVTREIALLKQLKHRHVVELVDVLYNDEKQKMYLVMEYCVGGLQEMVDYQPDKRMPLFQAHGYFKQLVDGLEYLHSCRVIHKDIKPGNLLLSLDQTLKISDFGVAEQLDLFSPDDTCTTGQGSPAFQPPEIANGHETFAGFKVDIWSSGVTLYNLATGQYPFEGDNIYRLLENIGRGQWEAPTWLFEMDADFANLILGMLQADPSKRLSLQEIRHDTWFRSAPVKTGPPIPIPPLKGDKYRNSTVIPYLEAYHYGTQEEDVYFTEHDVNQELARQAAAAASEIRAKQSAAALAACHAYEPPSTSAAAAAASGNSLGNGSREEAPVKKKGSALKRRAKKLTSCISVRKLSHCRTS; this is encoded by the exons ATGCAATGTTCTAGCTCTCGGCGAGTCGGAGGCGAAGCAtccagaggaggaggaggagaaggaggagcaccGGGCCAGATGACTGTGACCACCACCATGGAGGCACAGGTCAAGGCAGCGCACCATCATCATCTACACCATCCCACGGGCGGAGGAGCCCAGCAcaaggtggaggaggaggaaccGGATCCCGTTGAGGACGAGATGACCGTACTGCTAGCCAATAAGAACTTTCACTATGACGTCGCCTCCGAACTGGACGACGACGCCTTTGTGGAGGTCAAGGAGGACACCGCCCAAGCGGATGGCGCAGGTGGTGTTGGCTTCTACAATCCGGATGAACTGCTGCTCGAGGAGCAGCCACATCCGCAAGTCACGTGGCTGGACGACGACGAGATCGAGACGCTCGATCGCGTCACGCTGGACATGGGTAACATGTTCTTCAATCGCGTCGACAGCCAGGACATCATCTATCAGCAGAAAAAGAAGAGCATTAAGATGGTGGGCAAGTACATTATGGGCGATGTCCTCGGCGAGGGATCGTACGGCAAGGTGAAGGAGGCCATGAACTCGGAGAACCTGTGCCGGCTGGCCGTCAAGATCCTGACCAAGCGGAAGTTGCGCAGGATTCCCAATGGCGAACAGAACGTGACGCGCGAGATCGCCTTGCTTAAGCAGCTGAAGCACCGACATGTCGTGGAGTTGGTGGACGTTTTGTACAATGATGAGAAGCAGAAGATGTACTTGGTTATGGAGTACTGTGTCGGCGGGCTGCAGGAGATGGTGGACTACCAGCCGGACAAGCGAATGCCCCTGTTTCAGGCACACGGTTACTTTAAACAGCTAGTCGACGGCCTGGAGTACCTGCACAGCTGCCGGGTCATCCACAAGGACATCAAGCCGGGCAACCTGCTGCTCTCCCTGGATCAAACGCTGAAGATATCCGACTTCGGTGTGGCGGAGCAACTGGATCTGTTCTCACCTGACGACACGTGCACAACGGGCCAAGGTTCTCCGGCCTTTCAGCCACCGGAGATCGCCAACGGACACGAGACCTTCGCCGGCTTCAAGGTGGACATCTGGAGCAGCGGAGTGACTCT CTACAATTTGGCTACTGGACAGTATCCCTTCGAGGGCGACAATATCTACCGATTGCTGGAGAACATTGGGCGAGGTCAGTGGGAGGCGCCCACGTGGCTCTTCGAAATGGACGCGGACTTTGCCAACCTGATCCTCGGCATGCTTCAGGCTGATCCCAGCAAACGTCTCTCCCTGCAGGAAATACGCCACGACAC TTGGTTCAGATCCGCCCCGGTGAAGACCGGCCCACCGATACCCATTCCCCCCCTGAAGGGCGACAAATACCGCAACTCCACGGTGATACCTTATTTGGAAGCTTACCACTACGGCACCCAGGAGGAGGATGTCTACTTCACAGAGCACGACGTTAACC AGGAGCTCGCCCGCCaagcggcagctgctgcctcCGAAATTCGGGCCAAGCAGTCGGCGGCGGCCCTAGCCGCCTGCCACGCCTACGAGCCGCCCTCCACAAGtgccgccgcagccgccgccTCCGGAAATTCGCTGGGCAACGGTAGCAGGGAAGAGGCGCCAGTTAAGAAGAAAGGTTCGGCGCTAAAGAGGCGCGCCAAGAAGCTGACGTCCTGCATCTCCGTGCGCAAACTGAGCCACTGCCGAACTTCGTAG
- the LOC122622689 gene encoding 26S proteasome non-ATPase regulatory subunit 9: MAAGTTTKERLERLMNAKKQLEAQISRNGQILAANENVGMSGPLVDAEGFPRNDIDVYQVRLARQTIICLQNDHKELMNQIQALLNQYHSEIATTDPELVNRASALDLDSDRSPGGANIADLAPARAIVVVNLVSPDSPAERAGLCVGDAILRFGSINSDNFKGDLAQIGELVRNMQSQNVQLKVKRAEQQLDLILVPKTWSGRGLLGCNIVLPPEAMEH; this comes from the exons ATGGCCGCAGGGACCACCACCAAGGAGCGCCTGGAGCGGCTGATGAACGCCAAGAAGCAGCTGGAGGCACAGATCAGCCGAAACGGACAGATCCTGGCCGCC AACGAAAATGTGGGCATGAGCGGACCACTGGTGGACGCCGAGGGCTTTCCCCGCAACGACATTGACGTTTACCAGGTGCGCCTGGCGCGCCAAACGATCATCTGCCTGCAGAACGACCACAAGGAGCTCATGAACCAGATCCAGGCGCTGCTAAACCAATATCACAGCGAGATTGCCACCACAGATCCGGAGCTGGTGAACCGCGCCTCCGCTCTGGACTTGGACAGCGACCGATCACCCGGCGGCGCTAATATCGCGGACCTTGCACCTGCGCGCGCCATCGTGGTGGTCAACCTGGTCAGTCCCGACTCGCCCGCCGAGAGAGCT GGTCTCTGTGTGGGCGATGCCATCCTCCGTTTTGGCTCCATCAACAGCGACAACTTCAAGGGAGATCTCGCCCAGATTGGCGAGCTGGTGCGCAACATGCAGAGCCAGAATGTCCAGCTGAAAGTGAAGCGCGCCGAGCAGCAGCTGGACCTGATCCTGGTGCCGAAAACCTGGAGTGGACGCGGACTCCTTGGCTGCAACATCGTCCTGCCACCCGAGGCGATGGAGCACTGA